One genomic region from Anopheles bellator chromosome 2, idAnoBellAS_SP24_06.2, whole genome shotgun sequence encodes:
- the LOC131209738 gene encoding protein arginine N-methyltransferase 5, with amino-acid sequence MTTDQKPFIAISLHLDTVDDLGPEIERAAKANFNSITIPVVHWRFEREFEREPLRTKHQQFTRSDLLLSSTQWLNKVICRIADPVALNSPIERVRKQAERTLLQEISFAQHLMQNGYLYTKLTSDNSANFARIVSSVLTNGTLLVEVPMVNPTVAQCCWRRDIEGEEQPVAEDPWNWWNTFRSHADFNHQVKVALELTVDVPRKTEIYRWLGEPIDAIVLPANVFITNAKNYPVLSKAHQSIVTFLYRTFSCHFILKANPADGHLAHYVDYIKHILSANYVPDPMQGYDDLLEIPLQPLYDNLDNFTYEVFEKDPVKYIRYQDAIEQALRDRVPDEEAEQKTTIVMVVGGGRGPLVRATLNASLKANRSVKVYVVEKNPNAIVTLTALIDELWKDRNVELISTDMREFNPPEKADILVSELLGSLGDNELSPECLDGAQRNLKDDGVSIPCKSTSYLNPCMASKVYNQVRTLERNPNRKDRVVSSRHMEQTYVAYQKNAYHIDDPQPLFEFVHPNRQQPIDNNRYRVLRFKASLDCVLNGFRGSFDTVLYKDITLSIHPFTHTIGLGSWFSIFIPLTEPVQVKAGQEIVLHFWRCVASHKVWYEWSLGAPAVTHVHNLNGRGHPIWQ; translated from the coding sequence ATGACCACCGATCAGAAGCCATTCATAGCCATTTCCCTCCACCTGGATACGGTCGATGATTTGGGCCCAGAGATTGAACGTGCAGCGAAAGCTAACTTCAATTCCATCACCATTCCCGTCGTGCATTGGCGCTTCGAGCGAGAGTTTGAGCGGGAACCACTACGCACCAAGCACCAGCAGTTTACCCGATCGGATTTGCTGCTTTCTTCCACCCAGTGGCTGAACAAAGTCATCTGCCGCATTGCGGATCCCGTTGCGTTAAACTCTCCGATCGAACGGGTCCGCAAACAAGCAGAACGGACTCTGTTGCAGGAGATTTCATTCGCCCAGCATCTGATGCAGAATGGCTATCTGTACACCAAACTGACCAGTGATAATAGTGCCAATTTCGCCCGAATTGTGTCCAGTGTGCTTACCAATGGTACACTGCTGGTAGAAGTTCCCATGGTCAATCCGACCGTGGCGCAGTGTTGCTGGCGGAGGGATATCGAAGGCGAAGAACAGCCGGTGGCAGAAGATCCTTGGAACTGGTGGAACACCTTTCGTTCGCATGCCGATTTCAATCATCAGGTGAAGGTTGCCCTCGAGCTGACGGTTGATGTGCCGCGGAAGACAGAAATTTATCGCTGGCTGGGCGAACCCATCGATGCAATTGTGCTGCCGGCAAACGTTTTCATCACGAACGCCAAGAACTATCCGGTGCTGTCGAAGGCCCATCAATCCATTGTCACGTTTCTGTACCGGACGTTCTCGTGTCACTTTATACTCAAAGCCAATCCTGCCGATGGGCATCTGGCCCACTACGTAGACTATATTAAGCACATCCTGAGCGCCAATTACGTCCCCGATCCGATGCAGGGATATGACGATCTGTTAGAAATACCTCTTCAACCGCTGTACGATAATCTGGACAATTTTACGTACGAGGTGTTCGAGAAGGATCCGGTCAAGTACATCCGCTATCAGGATGCGATCGAGCAGGCTCTGCGAGATCGAGTCCCGGACGAGGAAGCGGAACAGAAAACCACGATCGTTATggttgtcggtggtggccgtggtccTCTAGTCCGAGCGACGCTTAATGCTTCGTTGAAAGCGAACCGAAGTGTGAAAGTGTACGTGGTGGAGAAGAACCCGAACGCCATTGTCACGCTGACCGCACTGATCGATGAGCTGTGGAAAGACCGAAACGTAGAGCTCATCTCTACCGATATGCGTGAGTTTAATCCGCCCGAAAAGGCGGACATTCTCGTGTCGGAACTGCTCGGATCGCTTGGTGACAATGAACTGTCGCCCGAGTGTCTCGATGGGGCGCAGAGGAACTTGAAGGACGACGGCGTCAGCATACCTTGCAAATCTACCTCATACCTCAACCCGTGTATGGCCTCGAAGGTGTACAATCAAGTGCGCACTCTCGAGCGAAACCCAAACAGGAAGGATCGCGTCGTGTCCTCGCGACATATGGAACAAACTTACGTCGCTTACCAGAAGAACGCTTACCACATCGACGATCCTCAGCCATTGTTCGAGTTCGTTCACCCTAACCGACAGCAGCCGATTGACAACAACCGATACCGGGTGTTACGGTTCAAGGCCAGCCTGGACTGCGTGCTGAACGGTTTTCGCGGCAGCTTTGACACGGTGCTCTACAAGGATATTACGCTCAGCATTCACCCGTTCACGCACACCATCGGGCTCGGATCGTGGTTCTCGATTTTCATTCCACTGACGGAACCGGTCCAGGTGAAGGCGGGCCAGGAGATTGTGCTGCACTTTTGGCGCTGTGTAGCCTCGCACAAAGTTTGGTACGAATGGAGCCTGGGGGCCCCGGCCGTTACGCATGTGCATAACCTCAACGGACGCGGTCATCCGATATGGCAATAG
- the LOC131210462 gene encoding replication factor C subunit 3, which produces MALWVDRYRPRELAKLDYHRTQANQLINLCSQGDFPHLMFYGPSGAGKKTRIICLLRELYGPGVERLRNEVMNFTTPSNKKIEIMTVSSNYHIEVNPSDVGIYDRVVITDMIKQIAQTQQIDPTGQRDFKTIVLSEVDELTKDAQHALRRTMEKYVATCRLVLCVNSTSRIIPAVKSRCLGIRVAAPTEAEIVSIMSTICKKEGLHIPPELATRIAQKSERNLRRAILSLEACKVQQYPFTASQDIPDMDWQVYLRETANMIVQEQTPQRMEIVRERLYELLSQGIPPDIIFKGLVKILVQNCDMSLKAQTLTFAGLYDHRMQRGSKHIFHLEAFVAQFMSLYKKFLNQVSVMDMDEF; this is translated from the exons ATGGCGCTTTGGGTCGATCGTTACCGTCCCCGCGAGCTCGCAAAGCTCGATTACCACCGAACACAGGCGAACCAGCTTATCAACCTTTGCTCGCAGGGCGACTTTCCGCACCTGATGTTTTACGGTCCGTCCGGAGCTGGCAAGAAAACTCGGATCATTTGCCTTCTCCGCGAGCTATACGGTCCCGGTGTCGAAAGGCTGCGGAACGAGGTGATGAACTTTACGACGCCATCGAACAAGAAGATCGAAATCATGACTGTCAGCAGCAACTATCACATCGAGGTGAATCCGTCGGATGTGGGAATCTACGATCGGGTCGTCATCACGGATATGATCAAACAGATCGCTCAAACGCAACAAATCGATCCGACCGGCCAGCGAGACTTCAAGACGATCGTACTTTCGGAAGTGGACGAGCTGACGAAGGACGCGCAACACGCGCTGCGTCGGACGATGGAAAAGTACGTGGCCACTTGCCGGCTGGTGCTGTGCGTAAATTCCACCTCTCGCATCATTCCTGCGGTGAAAAGCCGTTGCCTTGGCATTCGTGTGGCCGCACCGACAGAGGCAGAGATTGTCAGCATCATGAGT ACGATCTGCAAAAAGGAAGGTCTGCACATTCCGCCGGAGTTGGCCACGAGGATAGCGCAGAAGTCGGAGCGCAACCTTCGCCGGGCTATCCTCAGCTTGGAGGCGTGCAAGGTGCAGCAGTACCCGTTCACCGCCAGCCAGGACATTCCGGACATGGATTGGCAGGTGTACCTGCGCGAAACGGCCAACATGATCGTGCAGGAACAAACGCCCCAGCGGATGGAGATCGTGCGCGAACGTTTGTATGAGCTGCTCTCGCAGGGCATTCCGCCCGATATCATCTTCAAGGGCTTGGTAAAGATTCTGGTACAAAACTGTGACATGAGCTTGAAAGCACAAACGCTCACCTTCGCCGGATTGTACGATCACCGGATGCAGCGCGGTagcaaacacattttccacctGGAGGCGTTCGTAGCGCAGTTTATGTCGCTGTACAAGAAGTTCTTGAATCAGGTTTCCGTGATGGATATGGACGAATTTTAG
- the LOC131209755 gene encoding U3 small nucleolar RNA-associated protein 18 homolog has translation MSGDQELEKMVASYLSDVRSQFEASTNSVEASSSSDTEQQEQEEEGYQSDEDPNSIKHEPLLEIKSETEDSSDDEQTDGPPAEEDSAEPSDADEPKPEAERKRDIKTEANQNRRMEGKRKHFMDLDDNDIRNPASATERDLMSLLFGGKSEMVTQLCSQADERGTRKRKPEHLMQEVAEASAKEEDKPEPMERSAAWHDSDDDNDDDEDNPKVKRNKYDRELGKLTYERRRKKFEQIVGNPKWADLDRVQEPDSDDEILQTVGHVVKPKKGSQELPKETIELKVLKTLNRETKHEGKIHSICFHPSSMVAMIGGSSGTVSIVTVDGVRNEKLHTIGLEKFKLTCARLTPDGNEAIFGGYRKFYHVYNLISGQSATLKIPFQETWSLRNFCLSPSGQYLASMGNCGEVHLLNAKTKELLRTVQLRYESAALAFTPDSRHLLCHSRDIEVTVYSLDRQRIVNVFQDEGCVNGSTIAVCPNGQFVATGSRQGIVNIYSLETTFQQKNPVPLKTIDNLTTSIGSITFNATSELLAIASPDVTNAIRLVHIRSGTVFRNFPLQNSQLGNVTCVAFSPSGGYLAFGNKQSYVSLFRVKHYQNY, from the coding sequence ATGTCCGGCGACCAGGAACTGGAAAAGATGGTCGCTAGCTACCTCAGCGATGTGCGATCGCAATTTGAAGCGTCGACAAACTCGGTTGAGGCATCTTCATCGTCTGACACGGAGCAACaggaacaagaagaagaaggataCCAATCCGACGAGGACCCAAATTCGATCAAACACGAACCGcttttggaaataaaaagtgaaaccgaagacAGTTCCGATGATGAGCAGACCGATGGCCCTCCAGCAGAAGAGGATAGCGCCGAACCGTCCGACGCCGATGAGCCCAAGCCGGAAGCCGAACGTAAGAGGGACATCaaaacggaagcgaaccaAAACCGCCGGATGGAAGGCAAAAGAAAGCACTTCATGGATCTAGACGATAATGACATTCGAAACCCAGCTTCCGCTACGGAACGGGACCTAATGTCCCTGCTGTTCGGTGGCAAGTCGGAGATGGTCACCCAACTCTGCTCCCAGGCGGATGAAAGGggcacacgcaaacgcaaaccggAACACCTTATGCAGGAGGTCGCGGAGGCATCCGCCAAGGAAGAAGAtaaaccggaaccgatggaACGATCGGCGGCCTGGCATGACTccgatgacgacaacgacgacgacgaggacaacCCGAAAGTGAAGCGCAACAAGTACGATCGCGAGCTGGGCAAACTGACATACGAACGGCGGCGCAAAAAGTTTGAACAGATTGTCGGCAATCCAAAGTGGGCCGATCTCGATCGCGTGCAGGAACCGGACTCGGACGATGAAATCCTCCAGACGGTGGGGCACGTAGTGAAGCCCAAGAAGGGATCGCAGGAACTACCGAAAGAAACGATCGAGCTGAAGGTGCTAAAAACTTTGAACCGCGAAACGAAGCATGAAGGAAAAATCCACTCGATCTGTTTCCACCCGTCTTCCATGGTAGCCATgatcggtggcagcagcggaaCGGTTTCGATTGTCACCGTGGACGGTGTGCGCAACGAAAAGCTGCACACGATCGGATTGGAGAAGTTCAAGCTCACCTGCGCACGCCTCACTCCGGACGGCAATGAAGCGATCTTCGGTGGCTACCGAAAGTTCTACCACGTGTACAACCTGATCAGTGGCCAGAGTGCCACGCTCAAAATCCCCTTCCAAGAAACGTGGTCGTTGCGCAACTTTTGCCTGTCGCCTTCGGGCCAGTACCTCGCTTCAATGGGCAACTGTGGCGAGGTGCACTTGCTAAACGCCAAAACGAAGGAACTTTTGCGGACGGTACAGCTTCGTTACGAATCAGCGGCTCTCGCGTTTACTCCCGATTCACGCCATCTGCTCTGTCACAGCAGGGACATCGAAGTGACGGTTTATTCGCTCGATCGCCAGCGCATCGTGAACGTGTTTCAAGACGAAGGCTGTGTGAACGGGTCAACGATTGCTGTCTGTCCAAACGGGCAGTTTgttgccaccggaagcagacAGGGAATTGTGAATATTTATTCGCTCGAAACCACGTTCCAGCAGAAAAACCCGGTACCGctgaaaacaatcgataaCCTTACAACTTCCATCGGATCGATAACGTTCAATGCGACCTCGGAGCTGCTGGCCATCGCTTCGCCGGACGTTACGAATGCGATTCGCTTGGTGCACATACGCAGTGGGACGGTTTTCCGCAACTTCCCACTACAGAACTCACAATTGGGCAACGTGACGTGTGTTGCGTTTTCGCCTTCCGGCGGCTATCTGGCTTTCGGCAACAAGCAGAGCTACGTGTCGCTGTTTAGAGTTAAGCACTATCAGAATTACTGA
- the LOC131209071 gene encoding small integral membrane protein 4 → MIIRKSNKIKKLLDLWPGKSALGIYRFLPIFFGLGAALEFSMIHWRVGETNFYNTFKKRQAKDIVEERLRLHQLEPIGK, encoded by the exons ATGATCATCCGGAAGagtaataaaatcaaaaagcTACTCGATCTATGGCCCGGTAAAAGTGCACTCGGCATCTATCggtttttgcccattttcttCGGGCTCGGTGCCGCACTAGAATTTTCCATGATCCACTGGCGCGTAGGGGAAACTAATTTCT ATAACACGTTCAAAAAGCGTCAGGCGAAAGACATCGTTGAGGAACGGTTGCGTTTGCATCAGCTGGAACCAATAGGAAAGTAA
- the LOC131209070 gene encoding coiled-coil domain-containing protein 93: MAAKNIFSKHLPNVKLATRFDAEGNEIQVERREDEEQKRKEQDIIETLVTAGYYRAHIQGLSSFDKIVGGMTWCIEACDYDVDVDLLFHENLTIGQKIALTEKIVAVLPRMQCPFLIEPHQIQGLDFINIFPVVQWLVKRSVENRSKKADTLRKLAATQFQNHFTLVSDQELQRLRVKQLANLRAVEAKYPPKRAFRLRKAAGGGWVPVRPKDTPEVDEEHAQLGSGGLMDESEVEIPMSSLEQEFDFEVLFKGLAREHNLPAELSEMDYAALTRRYDEFRQQAAASSNAPSVSERNAIKKQLTEKLALESWELEQARAECAQVRATVEDEKRRLQEAKDRNECLKEEIRNLDNLEISEEHQKILDHVKQLVLKNENMKKQETLFKENCKKELAELQEKIEKAEISTPDDDMRELQRQLEMEQERLKSLRLQLAKKNRAYVSINRQLDNIPDRTELAQYQRRFLELYNQVSAKHRETKQFYTLYNTLDDTKLYLEKEMSLLNSIYDNYASAMQTPHMREQFVQQFDTIVEGIRATKAKLRKKCDEERAKRDALTGQLQCLVEQQRKYAATVKQLTLECQRNEALMQHLKVLKNTAPSGGQPQP; encoded by the exons ATGGCAGcgaaaaacattttctcgaAGCATCTGCCCAACGTAAAGCTTGCCACCCGGTTTGACGCTGAAGGAAACGAGATTCAG GTCGAAAGACGCGAGGATGAAGagcaaaagcgaaaagagCAGGACATTATCGAAACGCTCGTAACGGCCGGATACTACCGGGCCCACATACAGGGACTTTCTTCGTTCGATAAAATCGTCGGGGGAATGACTTGGTGCATCGAAGCATGCGATTACGACGTGGACGTCGATCTTCTGTTCCACGAGAATCTCACCATCGGGCAGAAAAT CGCCCTGACGGAGAAGATTGTCGCCGTTTTGCCGCGGATGCAGTGCCCGTTTCTAATTGAGCCGCACCAAATCCAGGGATTGGATTTCATTAACATTTTCCCAGTGGTCCAGTGGCTCGTGAAGCGATCGGTGGAGAACCGGAGCAAAAAGGCAGACACTTTGCGCAAGCTCGCGGCCACTCAGTTCCAGAACCATTTCACGCTGGTTTCCGACCAAGAGTTGCAGCGCTTGCGAGTAAAACAACTGGCCAACTTACGTGCCGTCGAAGCGAAGTATCCTCCAAAACGGGCGTTCAGGCTGCGTAAAGCGGCCGGCGGAGGATGGGTACCGGTGCGGCCAAAAGATACTCCGGAAGTTGACGAGGAACACGCCCAACTTGGTTCGGGTGGACTGATGGACGAATCAGAAGTGGAGATACCGATGTCGTCATTGGAACAAGAG TTCGATTTTGAAGTTTTGTTTAAAGGTTTAGCCCGAGAG CACAATCTACCGGCGGAACTGTCGGAAATGGATTACGCAGCGTTAACCCGAAGGTACGATGAATTCAGACAACAAGCAGCCGCTTCTTCCAACGCACCATCAGTGTCCGAACgaaatgccatcaaaaagCAGCTAACGGAAAAGCTGGCCCTTGAAAGCTGGGAGCTTGAACAGGCGCGGGCAGAGTGTGCACAGGTCCGGGCAACCGTGGAGGACGAAAAAAGGCGCCTGCAGGAAGCGAAGGATCGAAACGAGTGCCTCAAGGAAGAGATACGGAATCTGGACAATTTGGAAATTAGCGAGGAGCATCAAAA AATTTTGGATCACGTTAAGCAGCTCGTGCTGAAGAACGAAAACATGAAGAAACAGGAGACGCTCTTCAAAGAGAACTGTAAGAAGGAGCTGGCCGAATTGCAGGAAAAGATCGA AAAAGCTGAAATCTCCACACCGGATGATGACATGCGAGAATTACAGCGACAGCTAGAGATGGAACAGGAGCGCCTCAAATCGCTTCGGCTTCAGTTGGCCAAAAAGAACCGTGCCTACGTTTCGATCAATCGTCAGCTGGACAACATTCCCGATCGTACAGAGCTGGCACAGTATCAACGGCGGTTCCTTGAGCTGTACAATCAAG TGAGTGCTAAGCACCGCGAGACTAAACAGTTTTACACACTCTACAACACACTGGACGACACAAAGCTGTACCTCGAGAAGGAGATGTCGCTTCTCAACTCGATCTACGATAATTACGCCAGTGCCATGCAGACGCCACACATGCGAGAGCAATTCGTCCAACAGTTCGATACGATCGTCGAAGGGATCCGGGCGACGAAGGCAAAGCTGCGCAAGAAGTGTGACGAAGAGCGGGCGAAACGGGACGCGCTTACCGGCCAGCTGCAGTGTTTGGTGGAACAGCAGCGGAAATACGCGGCTACCGTCAAGCAGCTAACATTGGAATGCCAACGGAACGAGGCTCTAATGCAGCACctaaaagtgttgaaaaataCTGCACCATCCGGAGGTCAGCCACAACCTTAA